One window of the Ureibacillus sp. FSL W7-1570 genome contains the following:
- a CDS encoding alpha/beta hydrolase-fold protein, whose translation METGSIQDIPFYSNTLQENFELLIYTPANYTPLNKYNILIASDGKDYFQLGGISHIADELIDNYEIENLIIVGVPYKDALDRRRKYIPSGEQHEAYLKFLAHELVPFIDSEFSTTELGSSRGLIGDSMAATVSLLAAIKYPTIFGKVILQSPYVDESVLKAVEEAPTHESLAIYHTVGKQESEAVTFYKEVKDFLTPNRKLHQLLISKNYQHMFYDELDGNHTWKSWKPDLKRALCNTFGI comes from the coding sequence GTGGAAACAGGATCCATACAAGATATTCCATTTTACAGTAATACCTTGCAGGAGAATTTCGAATTGCTGATTTATACTCCAGCAAATTATACTCCACTTAATAAATATAACATTTTAATCGCTTCTGATGGGAAAGACTATTTCCAATTAGGTGGAATTTCCCATATTGCTGATGAATTGATTGACAACTACGAAATTGAGAACTTGATTATCGTAGGTGTTCCTTACAAGGATGCACTGGATCGAAGAAGAAAATACATACCATCGGGAGAGCAGCATGAAGCCTATTTAAAATTTCTGGCCCATGAACTTGTACCCTTCATCGACAGCGAATTTTCGACAACCGAGCTTGGGTCAAGCCGGGGATTGATCGGCGATTCTATGGCTGCCACCGTGTCCCTTCTTGCCGCAATAAAATATCCGACTATTTTCGGCAAAGTGATTTTGCAATCGCCTTATGTGGATGAATCGGTGTTAAAGGCGGTTGAAGAAGCGCCGACACACGAATCTTTGGCCATTTATCACACGGTCGGAAAACAGGAATCGGAAGCTGTCACATTCTACAAAGAAGTGAAAGATTTCCTCACGCCGAACCGGAAATTGCATCAATTGTTAATATCCAAAAATTATCAACATATGTTTTATGATGAACTGGATGGCAATCACACTTGGAAATCTTGGAAACCTGATTTGAAAAGAGCCCTTTGCAATACTTTTGGGATTTAA
- a CDS encoding phosphatidylglycerophosphatase A, translated as MQEYKRVHSDDVTKAAKEALKRRGVNIEDIAKIVYEMQSPFNHGLTLEHCIQSIERVLLKREVQHAVLVGVELDELAEKKMLSEPLQTIVENDEGLFGVDETIALSSVMTYGSIALTTYGHLDKNKIGIIKKLNTKNGKDVHTFLDDLVASIAACAASRIAHKMRDLEEEGETFRNVHPKELGPEGEMLPVDDEP; from the coding sequence ATGCAAGAATATAAACGTGTTCATTCAGATGATGTGACAAAAGCGGCCAAGGAAGCATTGAAAAGAAGAGGGGTAAATATAGAGGACATTGCAAAAATTGTGTATGAAATGCAATCGCCTTTTAATCATGGATTGACTTTGGAACATTGCATTCAATCGATTGAACGGGTGCTTCTGAAGCGGGAAGTTCAACATGCGGTGCTCGTGGGCGTGGAATTGGATGAATTGGCAGAGAAAAAAATGCTTTCAGAACCTTTGCAAACGATTGTAGAAAATGATGAGGGGTTATTCGGCGTCGATGAAACGATCGCATTGAGCTCTGTCATGACTTATGGCAGCATTGCATTAACGACGTACGGCCATTTGGATAAAAATAAAATCGGCATTATCAAAAAATTGAATACGAAGAATGGCAAAGATGTCCATACATTTTTGGATGATCTCGTGGCGAGCATCGCGGCATGTGCTGCAAGCCGTATTGCCCATAAAATGCGGGATCTGGAGGAAGAAGGGGAAACATTCCGAAATGTGCATCCAAAGGAATTGGGTCCGGAAGGTGAAATGCTGCCGGTGGATGATGAGCCATGA
- a CDS encoding aldehyde dehydrogenase, producing the protein MKLQAHEIEKMINLQKEFFYSGQTRDIEFRKKQLKKLRSAIIKHEKEILKALNLDLRKSEFEAYSNEVGFVLNSIQYMLKSIDEWAKPVEVKTPLHFQPAKSFIVREPYGSVLIIGPFNYPFQLVMEPLIGAIIGGNTAIVKPSESSVHTAQIIRTIIEETFEPQFVRVVEGEKEEVNALIHAPFDYIFFTGSVSVGKIVMRAAAERLTPITLELGGKSPVIVDESANLDVAVKRIAWGKFNNVGQTCVAPDYVLVHSSIYERFIKKLKKTIVQFYGKDPQASRDYGRIINERHFDRLAKLLQAEKDNITFGGRADRKDLYIGPTIFENVSWESPIMEDEIFGPLLPIIKYENLASAFDQIRKLPKPLAAYFFSENEKHIDAFLQEIPFGGGCINDTVTHVANHYLPFGGVGPSGMNSYHGKASFETFTHAKSIMKRSSKLANNLLYPPYKQKVKLVRKVLR; encoded by the coding sequence ATGAAATTACAAGCGCATGAAATTGAAAAGATGATCAACCTGCAAAAAGAATTTTTTTATTCCGGTCAAACAAGGGACATCGAGTTTCGGAAAAAACAATTGAAGAAGTTAAGAAGTGCCATAATAAAACATGAAAAAGAAATTTTAAAAGCATTGAATCTGGATTTAAGAAAAAGTGAGTTTGAAGCATATTCAAATGAAGTCGGTTTCGTTTTGAACAGCATTCAATATATGCTCAAGTCCATTGATGAATGGGCAAAACCGGTGGAAGTGAAAACGCCGTTGCATTTTCAACCGGCAAAGAGCTTCATCGTTCGTGAGCCATATGGTTCAGTATTGATCATCGGACCTTTCAATTATCCGTTCCAATTGGTGATGGAACCGTTAATCGGTGCGATCATCGGCGGGAATACGGCCATTGTAAAACCTTCCGAGTCTTCCGTCCATACGGCGCAAATCATCAGAACAATCATTGAAGAAACGTTTGAACCGCAATTCGTGCGGGTGGTGGAAGGGGAGAAGGAAGAAGTAAACGCCCTTATCCATGCCCCTTTTGATTATATTTTCTTTACAGGCAGCGTGTCTGTCGGGAAAATTGTGATGCGCGCCGCGGCGGAAAGGCTTACCCCAATCACCCTTGAGCTGGGAGGGAAAAGCCCCGTCATTGTCGATGAAAGCGCCAATCTTGATGTCGCTGTTAAACGGATAGCATGGGGGAAATTCAACAATGTCGGACAAACTTGTGTGGCACCGGATTATGTCTTGGTCCATTCCTCCATCTATGAACGGTTTATCAAAAAATTGAAGAAAACGATTGTCCAATTTTATGGAAAGGATCCCCAAGCCAGCAGGGATTACGGACGAATCATCAATGAACGCCATTTTGATCGCCTGGCCAAACTGCTGCAAGCGGAAAAGGACAACATCACTTTCGGTGGAAGAGCGGACAGAAAAGATTTATATATCGGACCTACGATTTTCGAAAATGTCAGCTGGGAGAGTCCGATTATGGAAGATGAAATTTTTGGGCCATTGCTTCCAATCATCAAATACGAAAATCTCGCTTCGGCCTTTGATCAAATACGCAAGCTTCCAAAGCCGTTAGCCGCTTACTTCTTCTCGGAAAACGAGAAACATATCGATGCTTTTTTACAGGAGATCCCATTTGGCGGAGGATGCATCAACGATACGGTGACCCATGTAGCCAATCATTATTTGCCATTTGGCGGCGTCGGGCCTTCCGGAATGAACAGCTATCACGGCAAAGCGAGCTTCGAAACCTTCACCCATGCGAAATCCATCATGAAGCGATCTTCAAAATTGGCCAATAATTTATTATATCCACCATATAAACAAAAGGTGAAATTGGTGCGAAAAGTGTTGAGATAA
- a CDS encoding 2'-5' RNA ligase family protein, translating to MKLSVVAFPSKKLQDLANTYRKRYDSHYTKITPYITIKEAFEVDESQIEDISHKIKSIANKYGPLKIHASKISSFFPTTNVIYFKIELTEQLQNIHDELYREINIGNPKHVFIPHITIARDLTATEHDDIFPQLRMIGINEKEEIDRIHLIYQLEDGSWTTYETYKLTGEM from the coding sequence ATGAAGTTAAGTGTTGTGGCATTCCCATCAAAAAAACTGCAAGATTTGGCGAACACTTATCGTAAGCGATATGATTCCCACTATACGAAAATAACACCCTATATCACGATAAAAGAAGCTTTTGAAGTGGATGAATCGCAAATCGAAGACATTTCACATAAAATCAAATCCATCGCCAATAAATATGGTCCGCTAAAAATACACGCATCCAAAATCAGTTCCTTTTTTCCTACAACGAACGTCATCTATTTCAAGATTGAGCTGACAGAACAATTACAAAACATTCACGACGAACTGTATCGAGAAATCAACATCGGAAACCCGAAACATGTTTTTATTCCCCATATCACCATCGCCCGTGATTTGACAGCGACTGAGCATGATGACATTTTTCCTCAGCTGCGCATGATCGGGATCAACGAAAAGGAAGAAATTGACCGTATCCACCTCATTTATCAATTGGAAGACGGTTCTTGGACAACATATGAAACCTATAAATTGACCGGGGAAATGTAG
- the mgtE gene encoding magnesium transporter, with protein MIEEKDEKRDVSYDENQLIQWLIDGDIDEFREHFLSLHAYDQAQFYEKVGPDIRKTMYHFLSPAEMAEIYEAIELDDEEIEHFIKEMDPTYAAEMLSCMYTDDVVDVLNELDENDRDNFLELMDEETAEEISELLGYEKYTAGSLMTTEYVSIQENSTIRSAMNVLRKEAPNAETIYYIYVVDENHRLTGVLSLRELILADEDTLLRDIMNDRVVYVKLTDDQEDIAQIFKDYNFVAVPVVDDQQVLQGIITVDDIIDVIDEEASDDYSKLAGISDIDDIDASPLKAAKQRLPWLVMLLFLGMITATLMGQFEATLEKVALLALFIPLISGTSGNSGTQALAVVVRGIATGEIDEKSKLKMIFREMGTGLITGIACGLIVVGVVFLWKQSLMIGLLVGTAICCSIFVATIAGSFIPLLIHKLGIDPAVASGPFITTLNDITSILIYLGLATLLLGQI; from the coding sequence ATGATCGAAGAAAAAGATGAAAAACGGGATGTTTCTTATGATGAAAACCAATTGATCCAATGGTTGATTGATGGGGATATTGACGAATTCCGTGAACATTTTTTGTCACTGCATGCGTATGATCAAGCCCAATTTTATGAAAAGGTTGGACCTGACATACGAAAGACGATGTATCATTTTTTGTCTCCCGCAGAGATGGCTGAAATTTATGAAGCCATCGAATTGGACGATGAAGAGATTGAACATTTTATTAAGGAAATGGATCCGACCTATGCGGCGGAAATGCTGTCTTGCATGTATACCGACGATGTGGTCGATGTTTTGAATGAATTGGATGAAAATGACCGCGATAATTTTCTTGAACTGATGGATGAGGAAACGGCAGAAGAAATTTCGGAATTGCTCGGGTATGAAAAATATACTGCCGGTTCCCTCATGACAACGGAATACGTATCCATCCAAGAAAATTCCACGATCCGTTCGGCAATGAATGTGCTCCGAAAAGAGGCGCCGAATGCGGAAACCATTTATTATATTTATGTTGTTGATGAAAATCATCGGTTAACCGGCGTTTTGTCATTGAGGGAACTCATTCTGGCGGACGAAGATACTTTGCTTCGGGACATTATGAACGATCGGGTGGTCTATGTAAAATTGACAGACGACCAGGAAGACATTGCCCAGATTTTCAAAGATTATAATTTTGTGGCTGTTCCGGTAGTCGATGATCAGCAGGTTTTACAAGGGATTATTACGGTCGATGATATCATCGATGTCATTGATGAAGAAGCAAGCGACGACTATTCGAAATTGGCAGGGATTTCCGATATAGATGATATCGATGCAAGCCCGTTAAAAGCGGCCAAACAGCGATTGCCGTGGCTGGTGATGCTGCTGTTTTTGGGCATGATCACCGCGACCTTGATGGGGCAGTTTGAAGCAACCCTTGAAAAGGTGGCATTGCTCGCTTTATTTATCCCTCTCATTTCCGGGACAAGCGGCAATAGCGGCACTCAAGCATTGGCCGTTGTTGTGCGCGGGATTGCAACGGGAGAAATTGATGAAAAAAGCAAATTGAAAATGATCTTCCGGGAAATGGGTACCGGATTGATCACAGGAATTGCTTGCGGTTTGATTGTTGTTGGCGTGGTGTTTTTATGGAAGCAGTCTTTGATGATCGGATTGCTTGTTGGAACGGCCATTTGTTGCTCCATTTTTGTAGCGACAATCGCAGGATCTTTCATTCCGCTTCTTATTCATAAATTGGGCATTGATCCTGCGGTGGCGTCAGGTCCTTTCATCACCACGTTAAATGATATTACCAGTATTTTGATTTATTTGGGCTTGGCGACATTGTTGCTCGGACAGATCTGA
- a CDS encoding 4-diphosphocytidyl-2C-methyl-D-erythritol kinase — protein sequence MEEPLLFIQTPPFYYVEVDEDTEEASLEESTSVYELSRRERIKNPVIARQLHYFSQPVNRKNRCLTFHLTNGEKITGFIEGMDGILIKVRTLNETKTINANEIESISIAPKGLK from the coding sequence TTGGAAGAGCCATTACTATTTATTCAAACTCCGCCTTTTTATTACGTCGAGGTTGATGAAGATACGGAAGAAGCCTCTCTTGAAGAGAGCACTTCAGTGTATGAACTTTCGCGGAGAGAGCGGATCAAAAATCCGGTCATCGCAAGGCAGCTGCATTATTTTTCACAACCTGTCAACCGCAAAAATCGATGTTTGACCTTTCATCTGACAAATGGAGAAAAAATTACAGGGTTTATAGAAGGAATGGATGGAATACTGATCAAAGTCCGCACCCTCAATGAAACAAAGACCATCAATGCCAACGAGATCGAATCCATCTCGATCGCACCCAAAGGATTAAAATAA
- a CDS encoding NAD kinase, translating to MKFSIQSRNDSQSNELKELATNYLQDFGLVLDEKEPDIVISIGGDGTLLHAFHHHINRLDKVSFVGIHTGHLGFYADWKPSELEKLVLCIAKNQYRVVEYPLLEVSVCNNHSEISTYLALNEATIKSPSVTLVMDVYLNDRHFERFRGDGLCISTPSGSTAYNKALGGAIIHPTLQAIQVTEMASINNRVFRTIGSPLVLPAHHTCKLKPVKNQTFTMTVDHLQLDHTELDHVIFRVAKEKVRFARFRPFPFWERVHDSFIASE from the coding sequence TTGAAGTTTTCCATTCAATCACGCAATGATTCGCAATCCAATGAATTGAAGGAACTTGCAACGAATTACTTACAAGATTTTGGACTAGTATTGGATGAAAAGGAACCGGACATAGTCATTTCCATTGGCGGAGACGGCACCCTTCTCCATGCTTTCCATCATCATATCAACCGGTTGGATAAAGTATCCTTTGTAGGGATCCATACAGGGCATTTAGGGTTTTACGCTGACTGGAAACCTTCCGAATTGGAAAAATTGGTGCTATGCATTGCAAAAAATCAATACCGGGTCGTCGAATATCCATTATTGGAAGTGAGTGTGTGCAACAATCATTCGGAAATCAGCACATATCTTGCCCTGAATGAAGCGACGATCAAATCCCCAAGTGTCACGCTCGTGATGGATGTTTATTTGAATGATCGGCATTTTGAACGTTTCCGCGGCGACGGTTTATGCATTTCCACACCATCGGGCAGTACGGCATACAATAAAGCGTTGGGCGGTGCCATCATCCATCCTACGTTGCAAGCGATCCAAGTGACGGAAATGGCGTCCATCAATAACCGGGTATTCCGGACAATCGGCTCCCCTCTCGTCTTGCCGGCTCATCACACATGTAAACTGAAACCGGTAAAAAACCAAACCTTTACGATGACGGTGGACCATCTGCAATTGGACCATACGGAATTGGATCATGTCATTTTCAGAGTGGCAAAAGAAAAAGTGCGGTTTGCACGATTCCGACCGTTTCCGTTTTGGGAAAGGGTCCATGATTCCTTTATCGCAAGCGAGTGA
- a CDS encoding RluA family pseudouridine synthase, with translation MFMPFKMQFQATKDGELLRDAIQKQEISSRALTDIKYRGGKILVNGEERNVRHILSKGDEITIIFPEEKASDSLEPEQGDLNIIYEDDALLIIDKPPYINTIPSREHPAGSIANYVYGYFQERGIDSTIHVVTRLDRDTSGLVCIAKHRHIHHLMSLQLQKGLIRKEYEAIVHGHVSSDVSIILPIGRKSTSIIEREVRKDGQFAHTDVKVLKHFVYQREPLSHVRLRLHTGRTHQIRVHMSHIGHPLVGDDLYGGNQEFFDRQALHCVQLEFFHPLSREKFIFSSEIVDSMKKIIHN, from the coding sequence ATGTTCATGCCATTTAAAATGCAGTTTCAAGCCACAAAAGATGGAGAATTATTGAGGGATGCGATTCAAAAGCAGGAAATCTCCAGCAGGGCGTTGACGGATATCAAATATCGCGGCGGCAAGATTTTAGTGAACGGCGAGGAAAGAAATGTCCGTCACATCCTTTCAAAGGGAGATGAAATCACCATCATTTTTCCGGAAGAAAAAGCCAGTGATTCCTTGGAGCCCGAACAGGGAGATTTGAATATTATTTATGAGGATGACGCGCTATTAATCATTGATAAACCGCCTTATATCAACACAATTCCATCGCGGGAACATCCGGCGGGAAGCATTGCCAATTATGTTTACGGATATTTTCAGGAGCGCGGGATTGATTCCACCATCCATGTCGTCACAAGACTCGATCGGGATACTTCGGGCCTTGTTTGCATTGCCAAACACCGCCATATCCACCATTTAATGAGCTTGCAATTGCAAAAGGGATTGATCCGAAAAGAATATGAAGCCATTGTGCACGGGCATGTGTCATCGGATGTGTCCATCATTCTCCCCATTGGACGGAAAAGCACAAGCATTATTGAACGGGAAGTGAGGAAAGACGGCCAATTCGCCCATACGGATGTGAAAGTTTTAAAACATTTCGTCTATCAGCGGGAGCCCCTTTCCCACGTACGATTGCGGTTGCATACAGGAAGAACCCACCAAATTCGCGTCCATATGTCCCATATCGGCCATCCCCTTGTCGGAGACGATCTTTATGGCGGAAACCAAGAGTTCTTCGATCGTCAAGCCCTCCATTGTGTCCAGTTGGAATTCTTTCATCCATTATCCAGGGAAAAATTCATATTTTCCAGCGAAATAGTTGATTCAATGAAAAAAATAATCCATAATTAG
- a CDS encoding YjcZ family sporulation protein has product MSPVDYCGPSYVSPSYYKGKCKYNGDLFVLIVVLFILLIIVGSCSKW; this is encoded by the coding sequence ATGAGCCCTGTCGACTATTGCGGACCATCTTATGTAAGTCCGTCATATTATAAAGGTAAATGTAAATACAACGGTGATCTTTTTGTACTGATCGTTGTATTATTCATTTTATTGATTATCGTGGGCAGCTGTAGCAAGTGGTAA
- a CDS encoding stage VI sporulation protein F: MNHFFKQIEKKTGVSMEEIFALANAIQHADFTNEKQVRKIVRRVSQLANKPISKDLEDQIVNSILQNGESIDLNSIQRMLG, from the coding sequence ATGAATCATTTTTTTAAACAAATCGAAAAAAAGACCGGCGTAAGCATGGAAGAAATCTTCGCACTGGCAAACGCAATACAGCATGCAGACTTTACGAATGAAAAACAGGTAAGGAAAATTGTTCGCCGGGTTAGCCAATTGGCGAACAAACCGATTTCAAAAGATTTGGAAGATCAAATTGTCAATTCAATCCTTCAAAACGGAGAATCCATCGATTTAAATAGCATTCAAAGAATGTTGGGCTAA
- the spoVAC gene encoding stage V sporulation protein AC — MNQEQFEQIEQQITPSTPYVKNVLKAFLVGGLICTIGHAITYFYIIFFDFTEKTVGNPTAATMIFLSMLLTGFGLYQKLGQFAGAGSAVPVSGFGNAVISAAIEHKTEGFVLGVGGNMFKLAGSVILFGVASAFVVALIKLILVTMGVIEW, encoded by the coding sequence ATGAATCAGGAACAATTTGAGCAAATTGAACAGCAGATCACACCCAGCACCCCCTATGTCAAAAATGTGTTGAAAGCATTTTTGGTTGGCGGCCTAATATGCACGATCGGACATGCAATCACATATTTTTATATCATTTTTTTTGATTTTACGGAAAAAACGGTGGGAAACCCGACTGCTGCGACCATGATTTTCCTCTCCATGCTGCTGACAGGTTTCGGTTTGTATCAAAAACTCGGCCAATTTGCGGGAGCGGGAAGTGCGGTGCCGGTTTCGGGTTTTGGCAACGCGGTGATTTCGGCAGCCATTGAACATAAAACGGAAGGTTTTGTGCTTGGAGTGGGAGGCAATATGTTTAAATTGGCAGGTTCAGTCATTTTATTCGGTGTCGCTTCCGCATTTGTCGTCGCTTTGATTAAATTAATTCTTGTGACAATGGGTGTTATCGAATGGTGA
- a CDS encoding stage V sporulation protein AD, with protein sequence MVIVFQSKPSIIASAAVAGPLERKSVFYSYFDSVMEDERWHQATNEQGNAKMIQEACEIILKKADLNRLDIDFFLAGDLVNQMTPTNFAAKEIAASFIGLFSACATSVSSVIIASVLTELGASKYAIAGASSQHNSVERQFRYPVYYGGQKPATAQWTVTAAGFTLIGEHTPKCPSIAAATVGKVIDYGQTDPFHMGAAMAPAAYDTIQRHLEKRNQKITDYDMIMTGDLGKIGLQILKRMFQETGASEADCNIFRDAGAEFYGEDPSFLAGASGAGCSASVYFSYVLQQLKGGRFKRVLLVATGSLLSPLTFQQGETIPCTAHAIEVTME encoded by the coding sequence ATGGTGATCGTGTTTCAGAGCAAACCTTCCATTATTGCAAGCGCGGCTGTCGCAGGGCCGTTGGAAAGAAAGAGCGTGTTCTATTCCTATTTTGATTCTGTCATGGAGGATGAACGCTGGCACCAGGCGACGAATGAGCAAGGAAATGCAAAGATGATTCAAGAAGCATGCGAAATCATATTGAAAAAGGCGGACTTGAACCGTTTGGATATCGATTTCTTTTTGGCGGGGGATTTAGTGAACCAAATGACCCCGACGAATTTTGCCGCCAAGGAGATTGCGGCATCATTTATCGGATTATTTTCAGCCTGTGCAACATCCGTATCTTCCGTCATTATTGCAAGTGTATTGACGGAATTGGGAGCTTCGAAATATGCCATTGCGGGTGCCTCCAGTCAACATAATTCAGTGGAACGGCAATTCCGGTACCCTGTATATTACGGTGGTCAAAAACCGGCCACTGCCCAATGGACTGTTACCGCTGCGGGCTTCACTTTGATTGGGGAACACACCCCGAAATGCCCTTCCATTGCAGCGGCGACGGTTGGAAAAGTCATCGACTACGGACAAACGGATCCATTCCATATGGGAGCTGCGATGGCGCCGGCTGCATATGATACGATCCAAAGGCATTTGGAAAAACGGAATCAAAAAATAACAGATTACGACATGATTATGACAGGAGATTTGGGAAAAATCGGGCTGCAAATCTTGAAACGGATGTTTCAAGAGACAGGTGCAAGTGAAGCGGATTGCAATATTTTCCGTGACGCCGGGGCAGAATTTTATGGGGAAGATCCATCCTTTTTGGCTGGGGCAAGCGGTGCCGGCTGTTCCGCTTCCGTTTATTTCAGCTATGTATTACAGCAATTGAAAGGTGGGCGCTTTAAACGGGTGTTGCTCGTGGCAACCGGCTCCCTCCTCTCCCCATTGACGTTCCAGCAAGGAGAAACGATTCCTTGCACTGCCCATGCAATCGAAGTGACGATGGAGTGA
- a CDS encoding CotY/CotZ family spore coat protein, with product MGCGRKHSESSSLGRRRHEGCICEVVETILELQNHVVEEDDDTCGTSCFLEPLGGINNKHRRNHADTRVFMLLTEDGSPFKVMFYDKEYGWYKTPFFRVEDMFGDCCATLRAIAPTSEAYEPISVVDGELDASGMMDFYHFKKTDTCVTVDLSRFTGIQCVADVNLHIHKK from the coding sequence ATGGGTTGTGGAAGAAAACATTCTGAAAGTTCATCTCTTGGCCGTCGTCGTCATGAAGGATGCATCTGCGAAGTAGTAGAGACAATTTTGGAACTTCAAAACCATGTTGTGGAAGAAGATGACGATACTTGCGGAACTAGCTGCTTTTTGGAACCGCTTGGAGGAATCAACAACAAGCATCGCCGAAACCATGCGGATACAAGAGTATTTATGTTATTGACAGAAGATGGATCTCCGTTTAAAGTCATGTTCTATGACAAAGAGTATGGATGGTACAAAACGCCATTCTTCAGGGTGGAAGACATGTTTGGCGATTGCTGTGCAACACTCCGGGCAATCGCTCCAACCAGCGAAGCATACGAACCAATCTCTGTTGTTGACGGGGAACTTGATGCCAGTGGAATGATGGATTTCTACCACTTCAAGAAAACAGACACATGCGTGACAGTTGATTTATCGCGCTTTACTGGAATTCAATGCGTTGCGGATGTAAATTTGCACATTCATAAGAAATAA
- the spoVAE gene encoding stage V sporulation protein AE — protein MIIMDFILAFIVGGIICAIGQLLMDVGKMTPGKTLSILVVAGSIVSGLGWYQPLIDLAGGGATIPITSFGHSLTQGAISEAEKHGWVGVLTGMFEVTSSGISSAIVFGFIAALVFKSKGKVN, from the coding sequence ATGATCATAATGGACTTTATACTTGCATTTATTGTCGGCGGTATCATTTGTGCGATTGGACAGTTGCTGATGGATGTGGGAAAAATGACTCCCGGAAAAACATTGTCCATCCTTGTTGTTGCAGGTTCCATTGTTTCCGGATTAGGTTGGTATCAACCATTGATTGATTTGGCGGGTGGCGGAGCGACAATTCCCATCACTTCTTTCGGCCATTCATTAACCCAAGGGGCGATTTCGGAAGCGGAAAAGCATGGCTGGGTTGGTGTTTTGACGGGAATGTTCGAAGTGACAAGCTCGGGAATCAGTTCTGCCATCGTCTTCGGGTTTATTGCCGCCCTAGTTTTTAAATCAAAAGGAAAAGTGAATTAG